A window from Opitutia bacterium ISCC 52 encodes these proteins:
- a CDS encoding glycosyltransferase family 4 protein has protein sequence MKPLRVIYICTTFPKLSEQFIQREVDGLRARPGSIDLEIVSLWGGEQLYKGVPIRTFPKWKLLHLLWSLPWALIRQPGTLVKSLGKFFTDKPPSMLNFFETALGYGYAIVNWVSIKKDPPDLIHGIWATSPVSAAYFLSALTGVPFSMGAHAFDVFEDGGDWHLQEKLKEAVMIHSSSGNTGRQLLRLGADEKKLRVIRRGLVDFPEFKPLRHNRKTIRIVSVGRLVEKKGFFYQIDIFKELKASGLDFKARIVGSGGLDQALRDYRDKSGLHNDVEFWGLLSFDAVQEQLAWADLFFFTGRISSKGDRDGLPNVIGESLAHGLVVLSTDVGSTTEAIKDRKSGLILPGDNPAKWVDAVRLLIQDDQLFESLRVHGREWVEANFDAHQNSNQLHKAFQFAVENSP, from the coding sequence ATGAAACCGTTACGGGTCATCTATATATGTACTACTTTCCCAAAGCTGAGTGAGCAGTTCATCCAGAGAGAGGTAGATGGCCTTCGGGCCAGACCTGGAAGCATCGACTTAGAGATTGTGAGCCTCTGGGGAGGGGAACAGTTGTATAAAGGGGTTCCGATCCGTACGTTTCCGAAGTGGAAGTTACTGCACCTTCTTTGGAGTCTACCTTGGGCTCTTATTCGACAACCCGGGACTTTGGTAAAGAGTTTGGGCAAGTTCTTTACGGATAAACCGCCTTCCATGCTCAACTTTTTTGAAACAGCATTAGGTTATGGTTATGCCATCGTAAATTGGGTAAGCATCAAAAAAGATCCTCCAGATCTTATCCATGGAATCTGGGCCACGTCTCCGGTATCAGCTGCATACTTTTTAAGTGCGCTGACTGGCGTCCCATTCTCAATGGGAGCCCATGCCTTCGATGTCTTTGAAGATGGGGGCGATTGGCATCTGCAGGAAAAGTTAAAAGAGGCCGTTATGATTCATAGCTCTTCCGGCAATACAGGTCGTCAGTTACTTCGCTTGGGGGCTGACGAAAAGAAACTACGGGTCATACGTCGCGGACTGGTTGATTTCCCAGAGTTTAAACCCCTGCGTCACAATCGGAAAACTATTCGTATTGTTTCAGTCGGTCGTCTCGTTGAGAAGAAAGGCTTTTTCTATCAGATTGATATCTTCAAGGAACTGAAAGCCAGTGGTCTAGACTTCAAAGCGCGAATAGTCGGTAGTGGGGGCTTAGATCAAGCCCTACGTGATTATCGTGATAAATCAGGCTTGCACAACGATGTCGAATTCTGGGGTCTGCTATCTTTTGACGCAGTTCAGGAACAATTGGCCTGGGCGGATCTGTTCTTTTTTACCGGACGCATCAGTTCGAAAGGGGATCGGGATGGATTACCCAATGTGATCGGTGAGTCTCTTGCTCATGGATTGGTCGTTCTCTCAACGGACGTAGGCTCTACTACAGAAGCCATTAAAGATAGGAAAAGCGGTCTTATTTTGCCAGGTGACAATCCTGCGAAGTGGGTCGATGCAGTTCGTCTGCTTATTCAGGATGATCAGTTGTTTGAATCTTTGAGAGTTCATGGACGCGAGTGGGTGGAAGCCAATTTTGATGCCCATCAAAATTCCAACCAATTGCACAAGGCCTTTCAGTTTGCCGTAGAAAACAGCCCCTGA
- a CDS encoding YHYH protein, translating into MLVFSKVFLIFLLCHSLLFVYVFGQDETSLSVESDEEGSVNLTLSGEEGTFWTIQRSTELFDWENVTSAEQVEIGNDGRINFNLTLTELPKVFYRAFEDDGIPAAFKLFDEKMEMYIDGDYMVIESDNVPNHPSPYFSNSDSRYEAYNGSNNQNPNNIDEQTFVYRIPLKPSEATNKSNTNLGSIGIAINGVSLFNQYAGPNNQSLTNEINSFDQYNGHPQRTGVYHYHFEPIYLSSEHGRGAFLGFLLDGFPVYGPEENGVMLTSDDLDEYHGHFGITPEYPDEIYHYHFTEDDPYLNGGQFFGTPGTQTN; encoded by the coding sequence ATGTTAGTTTTCTCCAAAGTATTTCTGATATTCCTGTTATGTCATTCCCTTCTATTCGTTTACGTATTCGGACAGGATGAAACGAGCCTGAGCGTAGAATCCGATGAAGAAGGATCGGTCAACCTGACCCTTTCAGGAGAAGAAGGCACGTTTTGGACCATTCAACGATCCACAGAGCTTTTCGATTGGGAAAATGTTACCAGTGCTGAGCAGGTAGAAATCGGCAACGATGGTCGCATAAACTTTAATTTGACTCTGACTGAACTCCCCAAGGTTTTTTACCGTGCCTTCGAAGACGATGGTATACCCGCCGCTTTCAAGTTATTCGATGAGAAGATGGAGATGTATATCGATGGCGACTACATGGTCATTGAATCAGACAATGTTCCCAACCACCCAAGCCCTTATTTTTCAAACAGTGATTCCCGTTATGAGGCCTACAACGGAAGCAATAATCAAAACCCTAACAACATCGACGAACAAACGTTCGTCTATAGAATCCCGCTCAAACCGAGCGAAGCCACCAATAAGTCCAACACCAATCTAGGGTCTATTGGTATCGCGATCAACGGAGTCTCCTTGTTTAATCAATATGCTGGGCCCAACAATCAATCCCTGACCAACGAGATAAATAGTTTCGATCAATACAACGGTCACCCACAACGCACAGGGGTATACCATTATCACTTTGAGCCGATCTACTTATCATCCGAACATGGCCGAGGAGCCTTTCTTGGATTCCTACTGGATGGCTTCCCAGTCTATGGTCCGGAAGAAAACGGGGTGATGCTAACCAGCGATGATTTGGATGAATACCACGGCCATTTCGGAATCACTCCAGAATACCCTGATGAGATCTATCACTACCATTTCACAGAAGATGACCCTTATCTAAACGGGGGCCAATTCTTTGGAACTCCGGGAACGCAAACCAACTAG
- a CDS encoding metal ABC transporter permease: MGSLGDIFFDDSLSFMSQALLLGLLASIPFGTMGSLVVARRISYLAAAIAHAVLGGIGFSLFAKHQWEWTWIQPLTGALMVGILAALLVGWISIKHRAYEDTLIGAIWSLGMAIGLLFIFKTPQYVDPMSYLFGDILMISSVDITLVLVLCAIVVGFVIYSYQPLVALCFDEEFAKLRGIQTTSLYLLTLCLVAITIVFLVSMVGVILVIALLSLPAAMAGLFSRKLWQMMVGGTVICMLFTFLGTWLSYSWDLPTGPFIILLCGISYLLMLILKKAR; this comes from the coding sequence ATGGGATCTCTGGGAGACATATTTTTTGACGACTCACTTTCCTTTATGAGTCAGGCCCTCCTACTGGGATTATTAGCGAGTATTCCTTTCGGGACCATGGGGAGCCTAGTCGTTGCCAGGCGGATAAGCTATCTCGCAGCAGCGATTGCCCATGCCGTATTGGGCGGTATCGGTTTCTCGTTGTTTGCGAAACATCAATGGGAATGGACTTGGATTCAGCCACTCACAGGTGCTCTGATGGTAGGAATACTGGCCGCGCTGCTTGTAGGCTGGATTAGCATCAAGCATCGGGCATACGAGGATACTTTGATCGGTGCCATCTGGTCGCTAGGCATGGCGATAGGCTTGTTGTTTATTTTCAAAACGCCCCAGTACGTGGATCCAATGAGTTATCTTTTCGGAGATATTTTAATGATCTCCTCAGTAGACATAACGCTTGTTCTGGTACTCTGCGCAATCGTTGTTGGATTTGTGATTTATAGCTATCAGCCTTTGGTTGCACTCTGTTTTGATGAAGAGTTCGCCAAGCTGCGAGGCATTCAAACGACCTCTCTCTATTTGCTGACCTTGTGCCTGGTCGCAATTACCATCGTTTTTTTAGTGAGCATGGTGGGGGTCATCCTCGTAATTGCTCTATTAAGCTTACCGGCTGCTATGGCTGGACTCTTTTCGAGAAAACTTTGGCAGATGATGGTAGGAGGGACGGTGATCTGTATGCTCTTCACATTTTTGGGAACGTGGCTGAGTTATTCATGGGATCTCCCTACGGGCCCGTTCATCATCTTACTATGCGGTATCAGCTACCTTTTGATGCTGATCCTGAAAAAAGCGCGATAG
- a CDS encoding SDR family oxidoreductase codes for MSRLENQIAVITGASSGIGAAIAKALTKEGAHAILAARSHDKLQSVVAEIQADGGQASAVICDVTDEEAVQSMFSEVASQFSRLDIVVNNAGLAKGGPIDELDFQTWRDVMSVNLDGAFLCSREAFKLMKPQKRGRIINIGSVSAKMPRVHSAPYTTSKFALEGLTRSLALDGRSYGISVGVLQPGNTMTSIWEGREDKVNEEGVMNADDLAQVALSMATLPNGVSVLESTVLPISMPFLGRG; via the coding sequence ATGTCTCGCCTAGAAAATCAAATTGCAGTCATTACCGGAGCAAGCAGTGGCATTGGAGCCGCTATCGCCAAAGCACTGACCAAAGAAGGTGCCCATGCCATCTTGGCCGCCAGGTCACATGACAAACTTCAATCAGTAGTCGCAGAGATTCAAGCGGATGGAGGTCAGGCAAGTGCAGTCATCTGTGATGTGACGGATGAAGAAGCTGTTCAATCCATGTTTAGTGAAGTTGCTTCGCAGTTTTCACGCTTGGATATAGTGGTGAATAATGCCGGCCTTGCGAAAGGGGGTCCGATTGATGAGCTAGATTTTCAAACCTGGCGAGATGTGATGAGTGTGAATCTGGATGGCGCGTTTCTATGTAGTCGCGAAGCCTTCAAATTGATGAAACCACAAAAGCGTGGACGCATCATCAATATCGGTTCAGTGTCGGCAAAAATGCCAAGGGTTCATTCCGCTCCCTATACGACGTCGAAGTTTGCTTTGGAGGGATTGACACGTTCTCTAGCGCTTGATGGTCGTTCCTATGGAATTTCTGTAGGTGTATTACAACCCGGCAACACGATGACCTCGATCTGGGAAGGACGGGAGGACAAAGTAAATGAAGAGGGCGTTATGAATGCGGACGACTTAGCTCAGGTGGCCCTCTCAATGGCTACATTACCGAATGGTGTCAGTGTATTGGAAAGTACGGTGCTTCCCATCAGCATGCCATTTCTTGGAAGAGGCTAG
- a CDS encoding glycosyltransferase, whose translation MALFYDVTKATSSKQHSGLIRVSERLRQALEEHVADELVPVEWIQRKKCFQLAGSREKAVLTPRDHFLTPEVFSSDNRPGLYQLLIESGVKSAAVFHDAIPYKYPDITWPKSVERHPQYMHDLAGLDQIFSVSQASQNDLTDYWESAGVDPRSEMDLLRLGADFFDPSQIEWKHQPGTIPVLVNVGIIEPRKNQEELLEVACGLWDRGYDFELHFVGRINPHFGKPIAKKIKKAQRAGYAVFLQSKQSDQTLLDLYSKAHFTVFNSITEGFGLPVVESLWLGIPCMTRWLPSLEAYIDGKSCIGVRSPGELETAMIIWVSDSKTLAAATNSAADRVMGTWKDTVKPILKWKETC comes from the coding sequence ATGGCACTTTTTTATGACGTCACCAAAGCAACGAGTTCGAAGCAGCACTCAGGGCTGATTCGAGTATCGGAAAGGCTGAGGCAGGCGCTTGAGGAACATGTGGCCGACGAACTTGTACCTGTAGAGTGGATTCAAAGAAAGAAATGCTTCCAGCTTGCAGGGAGCCGAGAAAAGGCCGTTCTGACTCCGCGAGATCATTTTCTAACTCCTGAAGTTTTTTCGTCTGACAATCGACCGGGCTTGTATCAGCTACTTATTGAATCAGGAGTGAAGAGCGCTGCTGTATTTCATGATGCGATTCCCTATAAATATCCGGACATTACTTGGCCAAAGAGCGTCGAACGTCATCCGCAATACATGCACGACTTGGCAGGTTTGGATCAGATTTTCAGCGTATCTCAGGCCAGCCAAAATGATCTGACAGACTATTGGGAAAGTGCTGGGGTGGATCCTAGATCCGAAATGGATCTTCTGAGATTGGGGGCTGACTTTTTCGACCCCTCTCAAATTGAATGGAAGCATCAGCCAGGAACTATTCCTGTGCTAGTCAACGTTGGTATCATCGAACCACGTAAGAATCAGGAGGAGCTTCTTGAAGTCGCCTGCGGTCTTTGGGATCGAGGCTATGACTTTGAGCTACATTTTGTTGGCCGGATTAACCCACACTTCGGTAAGCCCATTGCTAAAAAGATAAAGAAGGCTCAGAGGGCCGGCTATGCTGTTTTCTTGCAGTCTAAACAAAGCGACCAGACGTTACTTGATTTGTATTCGAAAGCTCACTTCACCGTATTTAATTCTATCACGGAAGGATTTGGATTACCGGTTGTTGAATCCCTTTGGTTGGGAATTCCTTGTATGACCAGATGGCTACCCAGTCTTGAAGCATATATTGATGGCAAGTCCTGCATCGGAGTCCGAAGCCCTGGCGAGTTGGAAACAGCGATGATCATCTGGGTATCCGATTCTAAGACATTAGCTGCGGCCACCAATAGTGCTGCGGATCGAGTCATGGGCACCTGGAAAGATACCGTGAAACCAATTCTTAAATGGAAGGAGACCTGTTGA
- a CDS encoding SCO family protein — MRVRPLLFFAVLAFGGIVRGEASATRLPYYTEPTFTPRWFDEMPEDLHEIPSFSLTDQSGQTINQEQLKGNIYIANFFFTACPGICPKMTANLQGIQRSFANEPHVKILSHSVAPGVDTVKQLKDYAERNEIDGTKWHLLTGSQDSIYTLARKSYFADKAIGFNKSTKEFLHTENFLLIDSEGRIRGVYNGIRSLDMQRLTTDIHTLLKETKANS; from the coding sequence ATGAGAGTACGACCCTTATTATTTTTCGCGGTCCTGGCATTTGGCGGAATTGTTAGAGGAGAAGCATCAGCCACGCGTCTCCCCTACTACACCGAACCCACATTTACCCCTCGATGGTTTGATGAAATGCCAGAGGATCTGCACGAAATCCCATCCTTCTCGTTAACGGACCAATCTGGGCAAACGATCAATCAAGAGCAGCTCAAAGGAAATATATACATAGCCAACTTTTTCTTCACGGCCTGTCCAGGGATCTGCCCTAAAATGACAGCTAATCTACAGGGCATACAGAGGTCATTTGCTAATGAACCTCACGTAAAGATCCTTTCGCACAGCGTTGCACCCGGAGTAGATACGGTGAAGCAGCTCAAGGATTACGCCGAACGGAACGAAATAGATGGAACGAAGTGGCACCTACTCACCGGCTCACAGGATTCAATTTATACCTTGGCAAGGAAGTCTTATTTTGCGGATAAAGCTATTGGCTTCAACAAGAGCACGAAGGAATTCCTTCACACAGAGAACTTCCTGCTTATCGACTCCGAGGGAAGAATTCGAGGAGTATACAATGGCATCCGATCCTTGGATATGCAAAGGCTTACCACTGATATCCACACGCTGCTAAAGGAAACGAAGGCTAATTCATAA
- a CDS encoding SDR family NAD(P)-dependent oxidoreductase, whose translation MPTLGERYSRALITGASSGLGKAFSEGLISEGVCVWGTSREPEKMESSDQFTPVKLDLTREREFKEWFDHWDSESGGFDVVINNAGASCFGRWKTISAEDVEEQIRVLLTGPMQLGRVAYRAMVGRGQGSLVNISSVAGEMPIPYMTAYNASKAGLSAFSQSLMLESPKRPPWIIDFRPGDYQTSFNKRMKKRLENDSECESVWNELEKLMAEAPETSAAVSDLISALGKFRHSTRYSGSFVQTSIASLANRLLPNALKRYTLRSYYKIS comes from the coding sequence ATGCCAACGTTAGGCGAGCGGTATTCTCGAGCATTGATAACTGGAGCTAGTTCCGGTTTAGGTAAGGCGTTTTCTGAAGGACTTATTTCTGAGGGAGTTTGTGTGTGGGGCACATCGCGTGAGCCAGAGAAAATGGAGTCCAGTGATCAATTCACCCCGGTCAAACTAGACCTTACGAGGGAAAGAGAATTTAAAGAGTGGTTTGATCATTGGGATAGTGAGTCCGGCGGCTTTGACGTGGTCATCAATAATGCAGGGGCCTCTTGCTTTGGACGATGGAAAACGATTTCGGCTGAGGATGTGGAAGAGCAAATCCGTGTATTGCTCACAGGTCCCATGCAATTGGGGCGCGTTGCTTACAGGGCGATGGTTGGTCGCGGTCAGGGGAGTCTCGTAAACATCTCCTCAGTTGCAGGAGAAATGCCCATTCCCTACATGACCGCCTATAATGCTTCAAAGGCAGGGCTTTCTGCCTTTTCCCAATCGCTTATGCTTGAATCACCGAAGCGTCCGCCCTGGATCATTGATTTTCGTCCTGGTGACTATCAGACTTCATTCAACAAGCGTATGAAGAAGCGCCTGGAGAATGATTCAGAGTGTGAGTCCGTTTGGAATGAGCTCGAAAAGCTCATGGCCGAGGCCCCTGAGACGAGCGCAGCTGTCTCCGACCTCATCTCTGCTCTCGGTAAATTTAGGCATAGCACTCGGTATTCCGGCTCCTTTGTTCAAACAAGCATTGCTTCCTTGGCCAACCGGCTTTTGCCTAACGCACTCAAACGCTACACCCTTCGCAGCTACTATAAGATTTCGTGA
- a CDS encoding 4'-phosphopantetheinyl transferase superfamily protein produces the protein MPTKVDCLPWTDNVPTTLLNDLLSAHGFSASVESTPTERRRWFVPLNDIDKHLIDCEQLLTDPERERADRFRHEGARKQFIVGHAVIHLLLKQYLGNEYPSIQWMESEHHKPFIQLSDSSIPLEYNLSHCEGFIAVALGTISQGIDIEQIRHLNDLEGISRQVFTEKELAEVFATNDTEKKNQTFFKFWTCKEAALKAHGTGFMKDPKSLELHFKSEVEPAAELVYWSDSIPGYSAAWTERA, from the coding sequence ATGCCTACCAAAGTCGATTGCCTTCCCTGGACAGACAATGTCCCCACCACCCTACTGAATGATCTTCTCTCGGCTCATGGTTTCTCAGCGAGCGTCGAATCGACTCCGACCGAGCGCAGACGATGGTTTGTCCCACTCAACGATATTGATAAACACCTGATCGACTGCGAACAGCTCTTGACCGATCCTGAAAGAGAGCGTGCAGATCGATTCCGTCACGAAGGCGCACGTAAACAATTTATTGTCGGTCATGCAGTTATTCATTTGCTGCTTAAACAGTATTTAGGAAACGAATACCCATCTATCCAATGGATGGAATCAGAGCATCATAAGCCTTTCATTCAATTGAGTGACTCATCTATTCCCCTGGAATACAATTTATCCCATTGCGAAGGATTTATTGCAGTTGCGTTGGGTACGATTTCCCAAGGGATCGATATAGAACAAATCCGACACTTGAACGACCTGGAAGGTATCAGCAGACAAGTTTTCACAGAGAAAGAGTTAGCGGAAGTATTCGCTACCAACGATACCGAGAAAAAAAACCAAACGTTCTTCAAGTTTTGGACCTGTAAAGAAGCTGCCCTGAAGGCACACGGAACCGGATTCATGAAAGACCCAAAGTCTCTCGAACTGCATTTTAAATCGGAAGTGGAACCTGCAGCCGAGCTCGTGTATTGGAGCGACTCGATACCAGGATATAGTGCAGCTTGGACTGAACGGGCCTAG
- a CDS encoding glycosyltransferase codes for MSKEPLRILVLTSRTGGGHDARADAFESWCHKLYDGEVEVRIERPLEEASAVTHFGVGFYNFIQRYAPLLHNPYWLIVELFGYWQRNKIKFGKAFFERLLGEYQPHLIFSVHDFLNRGYFQAARRVLGDRVRCATYCGEFSGGFGYSKNWVEPTTDLYFSRTKTAQDYAIQQGMAPERCLVRGNLMHPAVYEGIMDEKERRDFLVNDLNLSPSKLTIFLTAGGMGSHNHLEMLRVLKRYSSRVQAILVCGRNEATVTRVREWNRRYPDFQLYVEGYSMRMHHLIQVSHAIVSRGATTCAEALFFGVPIIFNTIGGIMPQERLTFKYFYRAGAAVRIANLDDLNYQLGLWLTHRREYALMQERCKEIGVIEDPTRLMNELIGLAREAANGK; via the coding sequence GTGAGTAAAGAACCCTTAAGAATACTTGTCCTGACCTCTCGCACGGGTGGGGGACATGATGCACGTGCGGATGCATTCGAATCATGGTGCCACAAACTCTACGATGGGGAAGTCGAAGTACGTATTGAAAGACCCTTGGAAGAGGCATCTGCGGTGACTCACTTTGGTGTAGGGTTCTATAATTTTATTCAGAGGTATGCTCCTTTGCTCCATAATCCCTATTGGTTGATTGTTGAGTTGTTCGGCTATTGGCAGAGAAATAAGATCAAATTCGGTAAAGCTTTCTTTGAGCGCCTTCTGGGTGAGTACCAGCCACACCTGATTTTCAGTGTGCACGATTTTCTGAATCGGGGATACTTTCAGGCAGCTAGACGCGTATTGGGGGATCGGGTACGATGTGCCACTTATTGTGGAGAATTCTCTGGCGGCTTTGGCTACAGTAAAAATTGGGTGGAGCCTACAACAGACCTTTACTTTTCAAGGACCAAGACTGCTCAAGATTATGCTATTCAACAAGGGATGGCTCCTGAGCGTTGCCTGGTTCGTGGAAACTTAATGCACCCGGCTGTTTACGAAGGCATCATGGATGAGAAGGAGCGTAGAGACTTCCTCGTCAACGACCTCAATTTATCACCCAGTAAGCTCACTATTTTTCTAACAGCAGGTGGCATGGGCTCGCATAATCACTTGGAAATGCTTCGAGTGCTTAAACGTTACTCCAGCCGCGTTCAGGCCATTCTTGTGTGTGGGCGCAACGAAGCCACTGTAACAAGAGTGCGTGAGTGGAACCGGCGTTACCCGGACTTTCAGCTTTATGTGGAAGGCTACTCCATGCGGATGCATCACCTCATTCAAGTGAGCCATGCTATTGTGAGCCGGGGTGCCACGACTTGTGCTGAGGCATTATTCTTTGGTGTGCCGATCATCTTCAACACGATCGGTGGAATCATGCCGCAAGAGCGTTTGACCTTTAAGTATTTTTATCGGGCAGGGGCGGCGGTGCGCATTGCCAACCTGGATGATTTGAACTATCAATTGGGCTTGTGGCTTACCCATAGAAGGGAATACGCGCTCATGCAGGAACGGTGTAAAGAGATTGGTGTAATTGAAGACCCCACTCGATTGATGAATGAATTGATTGGCTTGGCCAGGGAAGCTGCTAATGGAAAATGA
- a CDS encoding metal ABC transporter ATP-binding protein codes for MADSNPLVCFKKVSLSYGNNHVLCDADFDIEAGEPLCVVGPNGGGKTTLLKLILGLKQPDSGSITVLGSAPDKARGQVGYMPQVLEFDPKFPITVEEVIGMGMLTSGFGGFRKAKNRQQIQDAMDAVDINHRADEQFSALSGGQKQRSLIARAMVSKPALLLLDEPTANLDLTLEDKLLETLLQFHSDMKIVMVSHDLGFVSGAVKQVLCVNKHVHTHPTESISAELVEELYGASPRRILHASDLGHDHHHH; via the coding sequence ATGGCTGATTCGAATCCACTGGTTTGTTTTAAAAAGGTTTCCCTATCGTATGGGAACAACCATGTGCTTTGCGATGCAGACTTCGATATCGAAGCCGGTGAGCCCCTCTGTGTAGTCGGTCCCAATGGCGGAGGAAAAACAACGCTTCTGAAATTGATCCTTGGGCTTAAACAACCCGATTCAGGATCTATCACCGTATTAGGATCCGCCCCAGACAAAGCAAGAGGTCAGGTCGGATACATGCCACAAGTTCTTGAGTTTGATCCTAAGTTCCCGATCACGGTCGAAGAAGTGATTGGAATGGGAATGCTAACATCGGGATTCGGTGGTTTTAGAAAAGCTAAAAACCGGCAACAGATCCAAGATGCGATGGATGCAGTGGACATTAATCATCGGGCTGATGAACAGTTTTCCGCATTATCAGGAGGACAGAAACAGCGATCGCTTATTGCACGCGCGATGGTCTCCAAGCCGGCATTGCTACTACTAGATGAACCGACAGCCAATCTGGACCTTACTTTAGAAGACAAGCTGTTGGAGACATTGCTACAATTCCACTCAGATATGAAAATCGTGATGGTCTCTCATGACCTTGGGTTTGTTTCAGGTGCCGTTAAGCAGGTGCTCTGCGTAAATAAGCATGTCCACACCCACCCTACCGAATCGATTTCAGCAGAGCTGGTTGAAGAACTCTATGGAGCCAGTCCACGGCGTATCTTGCATGCGTCGGATTTGGGGCATGACCATCACCATCACTAA
- a CDS encoding glycosyltransferase family 4 protein translates to MEGDLLKPIHCLAISNSYPPDHAGGYELGACNILEHLAEGCAWKNTVLSAVRNEKSPKTDPLTLTGFFPGRLGPEIEGWRTKRVLLKNHDQIGRGIKSKAAEADVVFVFNPRRLIYPEWTSVFATETPVFVFVSDHWPNDPLASDIFHFKSKKDGQGELRDQQLQEIYSTAPKESGLLPNFRGVIFGSRFLQKEQANVFASNPNQSVVHWGINSDQFPQVPHTTDKREIFGFCGRPEKEKGLDLALEAIRELAMDDAEVRLLVASDLKGSSYGRAIFKHIQNDSVLKDCVSLLGQVPHADLHKTFYSQIGTLLFPSIWQEPFALTVLEAMASGVLVIASSTGGTPEVVEPATGYLFDPEVSGDLTRVCRISQVADAGDIQRIIEQGARRIREFHTLPIMASRVDEFIRAHL, encoded by the coding sequence ATGGAAGGAGACCTGTTGAAGCCCATCCATTGCCTGGCTATTTCCAATTCTTACCCGCCGGATCATGCCGGTGGATATGAATTGGGTGCCTGTAATATTCTGGAGCATTTGGCTGAAGGTTGTGCTTGGAAGAACACAGTTCTCTCGGCGGTCAGAAACGAGAAATCGCCTAAAACAGATCCCTTAACGCTAACAGGATTCTTTCCTGGAAGACTGGGTCCAGAAATCGAAGGTTGGAGAACCAAGCGAGTACTTCTGAAAAACCACGACCAAATCGGCCGGGGTATTAAGTCCAAGGCTGCAGAAGCAGACGTTGTATTTGTATTCAATCCACGACGGTTGATATACCCTGAGTGGACATCCGTTTTTGCGACTGAAACACCTGTCTTTGTTTTTGTATCAGACCATTGGCCAAATGATCCTTTGGCATCTGACATTTTTCACTTTAAATCCAAGAAAGACGGACAGGGTGAGCTGAGAGATCAACAGCTCCAGGAAATTTATTCCACTGCTCCCAAGGAGTCAGGATTATTACCAAACTTTCGGGGTGTCATATTTGGCTCTCGGTTCCTTCAGAAAGAACAAGCCAACGTCTTTGCCTCAAATCCAAATCAAAGCGTCGTGCATTGGGGTATCAACTCCGATCAGTTTCCTCAAGTGCCTCATACAACCGACAAACGTGAGATCTTCGGTTTCTGCGGTCGCCCAGAAAAAGAAAAGGGATTAGATTTGGCTTTGGAAGCGATTCGGGAGCTTGCCATGGACGATGCTGAGGTCCGACTTCTGGTGGCGTCAGACTTAAAGGGGAGCTCTTATGGGCGAGCGATTTTCAAACACATACAGAACGATTCAGTTTTGAAGGACTGTGTGTCTTTGTTGGGGCAAGTGCCTCACGCAGACCTTCACAAAACGTTTTATAGCCAAATTGGAACGTTGTTGTTTCCGAGTATTTGGCAAGAGCCATTTGCATTAACGGTCCTTGAAGCAATGGCTTCTGGCGTATTAGTGATTGCTTCATCTACGGGTGGAACTCCTGAGGTGGTGGAACCTGCAACGGGTTATTTATTCGATCCTGAAGTTTCAGGTGACCTTACGCGCGTTTGTCGGATCTCTCAGGTCGCTGATGCAGGAGACATCCAACGCATCATAGAGCAAGGTGCACGGCGTATCAGGGAATTTCATACGCTCCCGATTATGGCCAGCCGGGTGGATGAATTTATAAGAGCTCATTTATGA